In Vogesella indigofera, a single window of DNA contains:
- the thiE gene encoding thiamine phosphate synthase has product MQTFNGLYAITPDTDDSERLIEQVGAVLDGGARILQYRNKGSDTVRRLWQANILVSLARSRNALFIVNDDVELARAVGADGVHVGRDDAGIAAARAALGPGAIVGASCYDSLALAQAAVAAGASYVAFGAVYPSATKPGAVAAPLSLFADAAGLGVPRVAIGGITAANAGAVVAAGADAIAVIGGLFEQADPGAAARTLAALYR; this is encoded by the coding sequence ATGCAAACGTTTAACGGCCTGTACGCGATCACCCCCGACACCGACGACAGCGAGCGCCTGATCGAGCAGGTCGGCGCCGTGCTCGACGGCGGCGCGCGCATCCTGCAGTACCGCAACAAGGGCAGCGACACGGTGCGCCGGCTGTGGCAGGCCAATATCCTGGTCAGTCTGGCACGCAGCCGCAATGCGCTGTTCATCGTCAACGACGATGTCGAACTGGCGCGCGCGGTCGGCGCCGACGGCGTGCACGTTGGCCGCGACGACGCCGGCATCGCCGCCGCCCGCGCCGCGCTCGGCCCCGGCGCCATCGTCGGCGCCAGCTGCTACGACAGCCTGGCGCTGGCACAGGCGGCGGTGGCCGCCGGCGCCAGCTACGTCGCCTTCGGCGCGGTGTATCCGTCCGCCACCAAGCCCGGCGCCGTGGCGGCGCCGCTGTCGCTGTTCGCCGACGCCGCCGGCCTCGGCGTGCCGCGGGTCGCCATCGGCGGCATCACCGCCGCCAACGCCGGGGCGGTGGTCGCCGCCGGCGCCGACGCCATCGCGGTGATCGGCGGCCTGTTCGAACAGGCCGACCCCGGCGCCGCGGCGCGCACGCTGGCGGCGCTGTACCGCTGA